Proteins from a genomic interval of Ferrovibrio terrae:
- a CDS encoding patatin-like phospholipase family protein: protein MTKKKKSLKLALQGGGAHGAFTWGVLDRLLDDDRIEIEALVGTSAGAMNAAVAAYGLGQGGPAKAKELLELFWRKSSEAGKKGPLQPSPIDKLFSIGNMDFSPMYHFFNSLSQVMSPYQLNPSNMNPLRDIIAEVVDFEALRANQAAAKLFICATNVKNGRIRVFNRDEVTPDAVMASACLPFLFQAVEIDGNHYWDGGYCGNPPIFPLIYEKGTSDILIVQINPVNIPEVPTTAAAILDRINTLSWNSSLMREMRAIQFVTNLLDTNELNREKYPRVFIHSVDAEETLSKFSVSSKLNPDWDFLCYLRDLGREKAESFLASHYDDLGKASTTDIVAKFM, encoded by the coding sequence ATGACGAAGAAGAAAAAGAGTCTGAAGCTGGCTCTGCAGGGTGGCGGCGCCCATGGCGCTTTCACCTGGGGCGTGCTGGATCGCCTGCTGGACGATGACCGCATCGAGATCGAAGCGCTGGTCGGCACCTCGGCAGGTGCGATGAATGCCGCCGTGGCGGCCTATGGCCTGGGGCAGGGCGGTCCGGCCAAGGCCAAGGAACTGCTCGAGCTGTTCTGGCGCAAATCGTCTGAGGCCGGCAAGAAGGGCCCGTTGCAGCCCAGTCCGATCGACAAGCTGTTCAGCATCGGCAACATGGACTTTTCACCGATGTACCATTTCTTCAATTCGCTGTCGCAGGTGATGTCGCCGTACCAGCTGAATCCGAGCAACATGAATCCGCTGCGCGACATCATCGCCGAGGTGGTGGATTTCGAGGCGCTGCGCGCCAACCAGGCCGCCGCCAAGCTGTTCATCTGTGCCACCAACGTGAAGAACGGCCGCATCCGCGTATTCAACCGCGACGAAGTGACGCCCGATGCGGTGATGGCCTCGGCCTGCCTGCCGTTCCTGTTCCAGGCAGTGGAGATCGACGGCAACCACTATTGGGATGGCGGCTATTGCGGCAATCCGCCGATCTTCCCGCTGATTTACGAAAAGGGCACCAGCGACATCCTGATCGTGCAGATCAATCCGGTAAATATCCCGGAAGTGCCGACCACGGCCGCGGCGATCCTCGATCGCATCAATACGCTGAGCTGGAATTCCAGCCTGATGCGCGAGATGCGGGCGATCCAGTTCGTCACCAACCTGCTCGACACCAATGAGCTGAACCGCGAGAAATACCCTCGCGTCTTCATCCACAGCGTCGATGCCGAGGAGACGCTGTCGAAATTCAGCGTCTCGTCCAAGCTGAATCCGGACTGGGATTTCCTGTGCTACCTGCGCGATCTCGGCCGCGAGAAGGCAGAAAGCTTCCTCGCCAGCCATTACGACGATCTCGGCAAGGCATCCACCACGGATATCGTGGCGAAATTCATGTAA